In one window of Scylla paramamosain isolate STU-SP2022 chromosome 38, ASM3559412v1, whole genome shotgun sequence DNA:
- the LOC135091588 gene encoding uncharacterized protein LOC135091588, with the protein MDPARPSVPPTEPCHTPSGRTTTLSNMVRPDRHRHQFKVISANVRGLRTNIGDLTHNCVLRHGADAVVVMETWLNGDVEPSFGKIGGYTHWARRDRQDRAGGGVAVCFREGVQAQQLDVDTPPQLEVMFFRVVLSNHSALLLCAMYRPPRQGPDSLLYLKEALDVLLVTHRCQHFLLVGDLYHHLEHDAYENLLTVQGLKDHVTFPTHERGGTLDPVISDLEEDTLSCHQLGLVGSSDHHAVLTQVDMGVARDEATTRTVWLWDRADWGSLRRDLRRTDWPSILQGGAEVQARAFTSRLLALQEQHVPHREFVARPTDQPWFGYRCRVAAEAKYSAWLRYKQSPTRRNKDLHRAACKRMVTTCRWAVGRWEEDLRRQLGGPGVGNKTWWSLVKGRQGPDRQDTVPPLTRPDGTVATSSNDKAQLLATLFAGKIEVDNPEKSPPLLEQQCRETVTKVEVTQGLVERLLQGLDRSSRSDPKNYRPISLLSVVGKVFERVVADVVCRHLQDNYLLSDQQFGFRPGRFTSDLLMLLTGGWQDALDGGLDSVVGDLLQLLGDYLQGRTLQVVVNGQASESFPVRASVPQGSVLGPVLWNIYVDDLLRQLPTVSAYAEDCTLSCTYPRHESVRAAEEINQQLGAQVQGVLHLAGLRLPTRVTSRYTRTVLSSGDSVEVPRSRSSQHQRTFWGRVSRLWNPLTPKNRPSLTLRTNHQILPPLGP; encoded by the exons ATGGATCCCGCCCGGCCTTCGGTACCCCCAACTGAGCCCTGTCACACCCCTTCAGGCCGGACCACAACTCTCTCCAACATGGTAAGACCtgaccgccaccgccaccaattCAAGGTTATCTCCGCCAATGTACGTGGTCTCCGAACGAACATCGGAGACCTAACCCACAACTGTGTACTACGACACGGTGCAGATGCagttgtggtgatggagacCTGGCTGAACGGAGATGTGGAGCCATCGTTCGGCAAAATAGGTGGCTACACTCACTGGGCCAGGAGAGACCGACAGGATAGAGCTGGAGGCGGAGTGGCTGTCTGCTTCAGGGAGGGAGTACAGGCACAACAACTCGACGTGGACACGCCGCCTCAGCTGGAGGTGATGTTCTTCCGGGTTGTGCTGTCCAACCACTCTGCCCTCCTGCTGTGCGCCATGTACCGCCCCCCCCGGCAGGGGCCTGACTCGCTCCTGTACCTCAAGGAGGCCCTAGATGTCCTCCTTGTGACTCACCGCTGCCAACACTTTTTGCTTGTGGGCGACCTCTACCACCACCTGGAGCACGACGCCTACGAAAACCTCCTGACGGTGCAGGGCCTGAAGGACCATGTGACCTTCCCCACTCATGAGCGGGGCGGGACCCTGGACCCCGTCATATCCGACCTGGAGGAGGACACACTCAGCTGCCACCAGCTGGGTCTCGTGGGCAGCTCTGACCACCATGCTGTCCTGACCCAGGTGGACATGGGTGTGGCTCGTGACGAGGCCACCACTCGCACAGTCTGGCTATGGGATAGGGCAGACTGGGGCTCCCTTCGCCGAGACCTGCGCAGGACTGACTGGCCTTCCATCCTGCAGGGTGGAGCGGAGGTACAGGCGCGAGCCTTCACTTCCCGCCTCTTGGCGCTCCAGGAGCAACACGTGCCCCACCGTGAGTTCGTCGCCAGACCAACGGACCAGCCTTGGTTTGGTTACCGCTGCCGCGTTGCCGCCGAGGCGAAGTATTCTGCGTGGCTCCGCTACAAGCAGAGTCCTACTCGGCGCAACAAAGACCTACATCGAGCGGCCTGCAAGAGGATGGTGACGACCTGCCGGTGGGCCGtagggagatgggaggaggaccTGCGGCGCCAGCTAGGAGGCCCTGGAGTGGGCAACAAGACTTGGTGGTCCCTTGTTAAGGGCAGACAGGGCCCCGACCGTCAAgacactgtccctcctctcacaaGGCCCGACGGAACGGTGGCCACCAGCAGCAATGACAAAGCCCAGCTGCTGGCCACCCTTTTCGCCGGGAAGATTGAGGTGGACAACCCTGAAAAGTCACCGCCTCTTCTGGAGCAGCAGTGCAGAGAGACTGTAACCAAGGTGGAGGTGACGCAGGGGCTTGTCGAGCGTCTGCTGCAGGGGCTCGAT AGGAGCTCCAGGTCTGACCCAAAAAATTatcgacccatctccctgctctctgtggtggggaaagtgttcgagagggtggtggcagatgtggtgtgtcgccacctccaggacaattacctcctctcggaccaacagtttgggttcagaccTGGGCGGTTCACCTCcgatctcctcatgctcctcaccgggggctggcaggacgcccttgacggcggcctcgactctgttgtg ggtgacctcctccagctccttggCGACTACCTCCAAGGAAGGACCCTCCAGGTCGTTGTCAATGGGCAAGCGTCCGAGTCCTTCCCGGTGAGAGCGTCAGTGCCACAGGGCTCAGTGCTGGGGCCAGTCCTGTGGAACATCTACGTGGACGATCTTCTCCGACAGCTGCCGACGGTCTCAGCTTATGCTGAAGATtgcactctctcctgtacctaccctcgacacgaaagtgtgcgtgctgctgaagagatcaatcagcagcttggg gcacaggtACAGGGTGTGCTACATctggcgggactacggctgcccaccagagtcacctcgcggtacacgagaacggtgttatccagtggtgactcagtggaagtgccgcgttcccgctctagccaacaccagcgcaccttttgggggcgagtctccagactgtggaac cccctcacacccaaGAACAGGCCATCGTTAACACTACGCACCAACCACCAGATACTGCCACCACTGGGTCCCTGA